The following nucleotide sequence is from Anolis sagrei isolate rAnoSag1 chromosome 11, rAnoSag1.mat, whole genome shotgun sequence.
GCACaagactgtcagcccagctcactgtttacctaagcaagtTGGAGACAGCTTAgaactgtaagtagagaaattacaATCTCACGTCGGCAAGTAGCGTCTCAAGCAGCCGCTGCACAAATCCTACTTTcgtttttaatgtgtattcatCCACTGAGTAAATACGCTATTTACTGtaaattgtaattttttattatttataatattattttagtgttagaattctttaaaatatatattttatacattttgtgatttttaatgtgatttttaaatCACAAAACAGaaagtccgcaaaaagcgaaatgcgaagtagcgagggaacactgtgtaTATGTGGACGGAGGGCTTGCACTGGTAATGCGGAGGCCTGGTACCACTGcagcagcctcctcttcttctcctgggGCGTCCCTTGGTGGCCTCTCTGGGTGCTACAGCCCTTTCCAAGGCTTCACTGTGCCCTTGGCCTTCAGCACCCACAGGCTCTATACCCACAGACCACACCCTTCAGAGACTGAAAAAATTCCCCACACCAAATTATGAATTCCCAAAAGCaggccttgattttgtcattgcatGTCATGGgttttgggcatcccctggggttCCCAGAATCCAAACCCAGCAGGGCCCACAGCATTCAGAGTACCATCAAAGGGCAGAAGGGCTCCGCAGCAGAGCTGCTCGGTCTGCAAGGAAGGCTCTGGCGGGCGACTCTCCTGGCCAACTGTGCGTGGGCCTTACCTCCTACTTTCCTGTCTTGCTTTTGCCACAGGGGAGAATTTTGCTGTCTTCCGGGACATGGAGGGGTGTGTGCACGTGGTGGATGCCTATTGCCCTCACCTGGGGGCCAACCTGGCCGTAGGGGGCCGCGTGGTGGGCAACTGCATTGAATGTCCCTTCCACGGCTGGCAGTTCCATGGAGAAGACGGGCGTTGCACCCGCATTCCCTACGCCGAGAAAGGTGAGCAAGGGGTCAGGTTCCCAAAGGAGCATGTGACCCCTCTCAGTTGGCAAAGGCCTCTCTGACCTCTATTCTGTGCCCACAAAGGGCAACGGGTCTCCGTGAGTCTgacttttcttcctctccctgcAGTGCCCACGTTTGCAAAGGTCAAAGTATGGCCCTCGTGTGAAGTCAGTGGCATGATCCTGGTCTGGTACCACTGTGATGGCCTGGACCCAACCTGGCAAGTCCCAGAGCACCAGGAGATGCTGTCACACGAGTGGGTCTTCCGTGGCATCACCGAACACTACGTCAGTGCACACATTGAGGTAGGGAGGGTGGGCTGGGAGTCCAGCTGGCTGCTGGACAAGTTGCCCCTTTGCCTCGGCCTTTCTGTTCCAGCCATAGCCCACTAACTGGCCAAAGGAGGCCCATGTTCCTATCTTCTGGTGAGTGGGTGAATCCAAGAGCTTGCTTGCATTGGGACAGTGAAGACACAGTAGTCCTATGGAGGCCGCcaagtagccccccccccctcgtccTCCAGCCTTGTGACGGTGCCGTCTTCCTTATGCCAGGAAATCCCAGAGAACGCGGCCGACGTGGCCCACCTGGCCTTTCTCCATGGGCCCTCCATCCTGAGCGGTGTAGACCTCCGGTACAGCAACACACAGTTCTGGGCCTTCTTCAAGCATTACTGGCAGGTAACCAATGGGGGTGCGCTGACCGGATTGTGCCGGATGTGTCAGCAGCCTGCTGACAGACCTTCCATTATGGCGACCGTTTGGGAAGGTCCCCAAGGTtcaaaagtgtgtatgtgtgtgcagcaAAGGCCCCTGACCTCTCCTGTCCTCTCCCAGGCGCAATGGCAGCCAGAACCAGAGCCGGAGGCACACTGTTCCAAGTTGTTCATGAAGCATTACGTCACCGTGTTTGGCAAGCGCTTACGCCTTCTTGACCTGACCCTGCACGTCAAGCAGGTAGGGTACCTGGGCAGGGAGGAGTGCGGCATCGGTGGAAGGGGAGCACCAGCCAGGCCAGGCAGTGGGGTCTCTGAGCAGCAGAGCAGCGCCCAGGTCCACAACGCAAGGCAGTCCCCAGTTTCCCCAGGGAAGAAGTGGGCTGTAGGCTCTTGAATGTGGCCAAATCTGGCCTCCTGGGGCCAGTTGGGTTCTCTCCAACCTGCCCACCCAAGAGCTGGACATTCACTCTGCATGTCCAAGGAGGACCACCCACAGCTGTCTTGTCAGTGCCCGCCTGGCAGTTCTAGCTGTCTCCCCTCCGAGGTGGGCTTCCACAAAGTGGGACACATACAACCCTTCTTCTTGAACGGCTGGGGGTCTGCCAGCTGAAggtctcttcctcttttctctcttctcgCTGGACCCAGGTGGGGCCTGCCCTGGTCTTCATCATCTTTGAGCACCCATTCCTGGGCCGGGGGGTCATCATCCAGAGCGTGACCCCTGTGGAGCCCCTCCTGCAGCAGGTGGTCCACCGGATGTACTACCAGCGCAACATCCCGGCCTTCGTGCCCAAGTTCATCCTCTGGGGAGAGCGCGTCCAGGTGAGGACTGGCGAAGAACTGGGAGGCCCAGCGAGGGCCCACACTGTCCAACCTTGCCTGAACTCTCCTCTAGTTGATAAATGCGTTGGGATCACCTGGCCCCTGCAGGGGGTCCTAATGTCCCCTTtcgctctttctccttcccagtTTGAGCGGGATATGATGATCTGGAACAACAAGCAGTACCTCTCCAAGCCGCTGCTGGTGAAGGAGGACGGGCCAATACAGAGGCATCGACGCTGGTACGCCCAGTTTTACAGTGAAGGCAGCGTGAAGCCAAATGGTCCAGCGACTGGCCTGGACTGGTGATGCTCTTGGGGCCTCTCTTTTGGTCTTTCCCTTGATCCGGGGACCACGGCAGGGACCCCATCTGTGGGGTGGAGCAACACTTCCACCCCTGTGCCTTCGACCGACTGATTGTGCCACTTGGGAGGCCACTGGGTCTTCCAAAAGACCCCTCCACCTCACAATACTTGGGGTGCCTCTGCTTTTGCTCTCTGCTTGTGGTCTCTCCTTCTCAGGCCTGTTGGGAGCCTGTCCGGACCCTTGAAGGGAGTGCCAGAAATGTGCCCAGACTTGAACCAAGAGGGGCGTTTGTGTGTGTGGTTCTGGGGACAGAGGAGGCTGCGGATGTTGCAAGGTGGCCTCTTGGAAAGGGCCAGCTTTGTCCTTCAAACCAAGAGAAGGCACCCAGCCTTTCTGCCATATTTGTAGAAATGCTGAAACTGGATTCGAAGCCTTCAAGACTCTGAGAAGCCCCCAAGTGCCCTCTGAGGGCAGCCACAGTGGCCCTTGGACAGTGAAGTTGGGTATTTTC
It contains:
- the LOC132763612 gene encoding cholesterol 7-desaturase nvd-like, producing MAEPLSVLLALLLVVVVVLWWWCRWALGPERLLRGPEAVGYLPEEGWTRAQSALRARKARRPGHPRPPPFPNGWFFLLQADSLAPGQARALAALGENFAVFRDMEGCVHVVDAYCPHLGANLAVGGRVVGNCIECPFHGWQFHGEDGRCTRIPYAEKVPTFAKVKVWPSCEVSGMILVWYHCDGLDPTWQVPEHQEMLSHEWVFRGITEHYVSAHIEEIPENAADVAHLAFLHGPSILSGVDLRYSNTQFWAFFKHYWQAQWQPEPEPEAHCSKLFMKHYVTVFGKRLRLLDLTLHVKQVGPALVFIIFEHPFLGRGVIIQSVTPVEPLLQQVVHRMYYQRNIPAFVPKFILWGERVQFERDMMIWNNKQYLSKPLLVKEDGPIQRHRRWYAQFYSEGSVKPNGPATGLDW